The following proteins are co-located in the Dromiciops gliroides isolate mDroGli1 chromosome 2, mDroGli1.pri, whole genome shotgun sequence genome:
- the DNAJC17 gene encoding dnaJ homolog subfamily C member 17, with product MAVTKELLQMDLYALLGIGENAADKEVKKAYRQKALTCHPDKNPDNPQAAELFHQLSQALEVLTDAAARAAYDKVRKAKKQAAERTQKLDERRKKVKLDLEARERQAQSQGSEVEEDSRSTRTLEQEIARLREEGSRQLEEQQRLIQEQIRQDREQRLKGKTENPEGKGTPKLKLKWKCKKEDETKGGYSKDVLLRILQKYGEVLNLVISSKKPGSAVVEFASVKAAVLAVKNEVGLVNNPLKISWLEGQPQGTVSSDGTGHSGLSQGSVLSERDYESLVMMRMRQAAERQQLIEQMQREDEEGLPT from the exons ATGGCGGTGACCAAGGAGTTGTTGCAAATGGATCTGTACGCGCTCCTGGGAATCGGGGAGAATGCGGCCGACAAGGAG GTGAAGAAGGCGTACCGACAAAAGGCCCTCACCTGCCATCCAGACAAAAATCCAGATAATCCCCAAGCAG CTGAGCTCTTCCACCAGCTTTCCCAGGCCTTGGAGGTTCTGACAGATGCTGCAGCCCGG GCAGCATACGACAAGGTCAGGAAAGCCAAGAAGCAGGCAGCTGAGAGGACTCAGAAACTtgatgagagaaggaagaaagtgaagctgG ATCTCGAGGCCCGGGAGAGGCAAGCCCAGTCCCAAGGAAGTGAGGTAGAAGAGGATAGTCGCAGTACCAGGACGTTAGAACAAGAG ATCGCACGCCTACGAGAAGAGGGCTCCCGGCAGCTGGAAGAGCAACAGAGGCTGATCCAGGAGCAGATACGCCAAGATCGGGAGCAGAGATTAAAAG GGAAGACAGAAAATCCTGAAGGCAAAGGAACACCGAAACTGAAG CTAAAATGGAAGTGTAAAAAAGAGGATGAGACCAAAGGTGGTTACTCCAAGGACGTGCTCTTGAGGATTCTCCAGAAG TATGGAGAAGTGCTCAATCTGGTCATCTCCAGTAAGAAGCCGGGGAGTGCAGTGGTGGAGTTTGCTTCTGTCAAGGCTGCG GTACTGGCGGTCAAGAATGAAGTGGGCCTCGTCAATAACCCTCTGAAGATCTCCTGGCTGGAGGGTCAGCCACAGGGAACAGTGAGCAGCGATGGCACTGGCCACTCAGGACTATCACAG GGCTCCGTGCTATCAGAGAGGGACTATGAGAGCCTCGTCATGATGCGCATGCGTCAGGCAGCAGAGCGGCAACAGCTGATCGAACAGATGCAGAGGGAGGATGAGGAGGGCCTGCCCACATAG
- the C2H15orf62 gene encoding uncharacterized protein C15orf62 homolog, mitochondrial: METWRKASFRNNSFFKRLSLGRPRRLRRQGSVLSQVSTAEGDHEEYSNREVIRELRGRPDGRRLPLWGDEQPRATLLAPPKPPRLYRESTSCPNILEPSPAYAAAYSATLPSAISLAGTLHEYSEEDSLDAAPLQGAPADGTDPFFSFKVDLGISLLEEVLQILREQFPRDPWA, from the coding sequence ATGGAGACATGGAGGAAAGCATCTTTCCGCAACAATTCTTTCTTCAAACGTCTGAGCCTCGGGAGACCCCGGCGACTCAGACGGCAGGGCAGTGTGCTCAGCCAAGTCAGCACTGCGGAGGGAGACCATGAGGAGTACAGTAATCGGGAGGTCATCCGGGAGCTGCGGGGAAGGCCGGATGGCCGCCGCCTGCCTTTGTGGGGGGATGAGCAGCCCAGAGCTACACTGCTGGCCCCACCCAAACCCCCACGCCTCTACCGGGAGAGTACCAGTTGTCCCAACATTCTGGAGCCCTCCCCTGCCTATGCTGCTGCCTATTCAGCCACCCTACCCTCAGCCATCTCCTTGGCTGGAACGCTGCATGAGTATTCAGAGGAGGACTCCCTAGATGCTGCCCCTCTCCAGGGGGCACCTGCTGATGGCACCgaccccttcttttccttcaaagtgGACCTGGGAATTTCGCTTCTTGAGGAAGTTCTACAGATCCTGAGAGAGCAGTTTCCCAGGGACCCATGGGCCTGA